Proteins co-encoded in one Nonomuraea helvata genomic window:
- a CDS encoding LCP family protein, producing the protein MREGGGQVAGEEDAGVLVGGDAYGGVKLTPTRPRRPLKSAKARRRNVLVAGFLSTGILVTTGVVWATPRQIGTVDAGVSAPPSAHGPENILLVGIDKRDDLTRQQQNQLKLGREAGQRTDTMMVIHLSADHKRVTVVSLPRDTWTTIPGKGDHKINSAYQFGGPKLTKQAVEAATGLQINRYIEVNILGFIDVVDSLGGVTVCTPVPINDPKAGVNLPAGTHQLQGVQALGYARTRATARSDLDRIDRQQQVISALLNRALSADTLANPTKLAAFVNSTLSTVKVDPDDGLLGLATQMRDVSLQDVKFADVPLANVDFKAPTGESAVLWDKQAARDMFARINADQDLAKPATPSPSPKPTNSAVPPERITLKIKNGTLITGLGARSKAALVAYGFKVPGEPGNTTKKDYKKTVIRYGADREDSAKVVAAAIPGAELRKADLEGIEVILGSDQPKIAKPKSASQPSSTPSVTSTTKTAMENICKK; encoded by the coding sequence ATGCGCGAAGGGGGAGGGCAGGTAGCGGGCGAGGAGGACGCCGGCGTGCTCGTGGGCGGGGACGCCTACGGCGGCGTCAAGCTCACGCCCACCCGCCCCCGCAGGCCGCTCAAGAGTGCCAAGGCCCGCCGGCGCAACGTGCTCGTCGCCGGCTTCCTGTCCACCGGGATCCTGGTCACCACCGGCGTGGTGTGGGCGACCCCGCGGCAGATCGGCACCGTCGACGCGGGCGTGTCGGCGCCGCCGTCGGCCCACGGCCCCGAGAACATCCTGCTGGTCGGCATCGACAAGCGCGACGACCTCACCCGCCAGCAGCAGAACCAGCTCAAGCTGGGCCGCGAGGCCGGCCAGCGCACCGACACCATGATGGTCATCCACCTGTCGGCGGACCACAAGCGCGTCACCGTGGTCAGCCTGCCGCGCGACACCTGGACGACGATCCCCGGCAAGGGCGACCACAAGATCAATTCGGCGTACCAGTTCGGCGGGCCCAAGCTCACCAAGCAGGCCGTGGAGGCCGCCACCGGGCTGCAGATCAACCGCTACATCGAGGTGAACATCCTCGGCTTCATCGACGTCGTCGACTCCCTCGGCGGCGTCACCGTCTGCACGCCCGTGCCGATCAACGACCCCAAGGCCGGGGTCAACCTGCCTGCGGGCACCCACCAGCTCCAGGGCGTGCAGGCACTCGGCTACGCACGCACCCGCGCCACGGCCCGTTCCGACCTCGACCGCATCGACCGGCAGCAGCAGGTCATCTCGGCCCTGCTCAACCGGGCGCTCAGCGCCGACACGCTGGCCAACCCGACCAAGCTGGCCGCGTTCGTCAACTCCACGCTGAGCACGGTCAAGGTCGATCCCGACGACGGGCTGCTCGGCCTGGCGACCCAGATGAGGGACGTCTCGCTCCAGGACGTGAAGTTCGCCGACGTGCCGCTGGCCAACGTCGACTTCAAGGCGCCCACGGGCGAGTCGGCGGTGCTGTGGGACAAGCAGGCCGCCCGCGACATGTTCGCCAGGATCAACGCCGACCAGGACCTGGCCAAGCCCGCAACCCCGTCGCCCTCCCCGAAGCCGACGAACTCCGCCGTCCCGCCGGAGCGCATCACGCTCAAGATCAAGAACGGCACGCTCATCACGGGACTCGGCGCCCGCAGCAAGGCGGCGCTGGTCGCGTACGGCTTCAAGGTCCCCGGCGAGCCCGGCAACACGACGAAGAAGGACTACAAGAAGACGGTCATCCGGTACGGCGCGGACCGCGAGGACTCGGCGAAGGTCGTGGCCGCCGCCATCCCGGGGGCGGAGCTTCGCAAGGCGGACCTCGAGGGCATCGAGGTGATTCTCGGTAGTGACCAGCCGAAAATCGCGAAACCGAAGTCCGCTTCCCAACCATCCTCGACGCCGAGTGTTACAAGCACG